In a single window of the Penaeus chinensis breed Huanghai No. 1 chromosome 4, ASM1920278v2, whole genome shotgun sequence genome:
- the LOC125025012 gene encoding uncharacterized protein LOC125025012 — protein sequence MNASVISDLQTAIVNTDPAGVRRLLDHHGHAIKDRPSCDKDGWSPLHVLAKSGDDFMNCECMKENVVDADGSKGRLINSPSCDVRTPLQSEHMLATYNSVIYNTRQNALQTTDNGRAPTHPPWSWAWACDPSLERHHRARMAIVYMLCDAGVDVNGRDASGLTPLHYAARRGDAAVCDVLLQCGADLYAAHDGLALWDEVEMMARAEVKEKRLNQINQNGQPGEAESPAGDPRESDYEQEADPYEHDPNFAASVHDPLEYPPSGSSDSLEDDPRRPPLGPAGAVWRVFRFYWPGLWRAVASQDISKVRQLINSWCRVDLTRGGLTLRELAVGTGNEAIISLLLSIHPSMCLVHHALAGDMEAVRELLDSPARKKINIDIRKLSERGAPLLFFLIRGGQHRLIHLLRSHGASLYTHILDDSMVDVPVVFTALEPWMDPEVIKSLLPDATSREARLLERVWNRGKNVLRVAVENGVHRDAIEAILKVGGPALLCERDPEGLTVVDVALQNGRQDLVSLMDTFVALWLTRPDLYPKRRDLLALRGFDRLEVVADAHESLDQDVGLFLQEYRRCQGVLQQMFRAVEDGETAKVQQLLYFESDIFHLVDLLWQGRLAGDGMPLLHWAVLHGREQIVNLILRAPMDHPAAHDNHVTPRFCPDDVRDQWRRTPLHYASGLLDDTAIKASLLDLGSSEHSLDMEGREPLDFRDARGSPALCNLLENIRNKIHTPPDLDPWDPDVLRSHLENQRRERFHHHQSQHPHHHHHHHHYHHHQYMGFSNGHRAPYSPSRPAPYSHGHDMGGPAWPYPAHFPTSPGSNFHWPLPRQAGQLPREHRGGQRLCCIM from the exons ATGAACGCCTCGGTGATCAGCGATCTGCAGACCGCCATTGTGAACACAGATCCAGCGGGCGTGAGGCGACTCTTGGACCACCATGGCCACGCTATCAAGGACCGGCCGTCCTGCGATAAG GACGGCTGGTCTCCCCTGCACGTGCTCGCCAAATCGGGCGACGACTTTATGAACTGCGAGTGTATGAAGGAAAACGTGGTCGACGCAGACGGCTCGAAGGGGAGACTCATCAATTCGCCGAGCTGCGACGTGAGGACGCCGTTGCAAAGCGAACATATGCTGGCAACTTATAATTCCGTGATATATAATACAAGACAAAATGCTCTACAAACTACAGACAACGGGAGAGCTCCCACTCACCCGCCTTGGtcatgggcgtgggcgtgcgacCCATCACTCGAGAGGCACCATCGCGCCCGCATGGCTATCGTGTATATGCTGTGTGACGCGGGCGTGGATGTGAATGGGCGGGACGCTTCTGGCCTCACTCCCCTCCATTATGCTGCTAGGAGAG GAGACGCGGCTGTGTGCGACGTGCTGCTGCAGTGCGGCGCCGACCTGTATGCCGCCCACGATGGCCTCGCTCTCTGGGATGAAGTGGAGATGATGGCGCGGGCAGAGGTCAAGGAGAAGAGGCTGAACCAG ATCAACCAGAACGGCCAGCCGGGCGAGGCCGAGAGCCCCGCCGGCGACCCCCGCGAGAGTGACTACGAGCAGGAGGCCGACCCGTACGAGCACGACCCCAACTTCGCCGCTTCCGTCCACGACCCCCTCGAGTACCCCCCGAGCGGCAGTTCCGACTCGCTGGAGGACGACCCTCGACGACCTCCGCTGGGTCCTGCTGGGGCGGTGTGGAGGGTCTTCAGGTTCTACTGGCCGGGGTTGTGGCGCGCCGTCGCCTCGCAGGACATCAGCAAG GTGCGTCAGCTGATCAACTCGTGGTGCCGCGTTGACCTGACCCGCGGAGGCCTGACCTTGAGGGAGCTCGCGGTGGGCACGGGTAACGAAGCTATCATCTCCCTGCTCCTCAGCATCCATCCCTCTATG TGTCTGGTGCACCACGCCCTCGCCGGGGACATGGAGGCGGTGCGTGAACTGCTAGATTCTCCCGCcaggaaaaaaatcaacattgacATCCGGAAACTGAGTGAGCGCGgcgcccccctcctcttcttcctcatccggGGGGGACAGCATcgcctcatccacctccttcgtTCACACGGCGCTTCCCTCTACACCCACATTCTGGATGATTCGATG GTAGATGTACCAGTAGTCTTTACAGCCTTAGAACCTTGGATGGACCCCGAGGTAATCAAGAGCCTCCTTCCAGACGCTACCTCAAGGGAGGCCCGCCTGCTGGAGAGAGTCTGGAACCGGGGCAAGAACGTGCTACGGGTGGCGGTGGAAAACGGTGTCCACAGGGATGCCATTGAGGCCATACTCAAAGTTG GTGGCCCCGCCCTTCTCTGCGAGCGTGACCCCGAGGGCTTAACGGTTGTAGACGTGGCACTCCAGAACGGTCGTCAGGATCTCGTGTCTCTCATGGACACCTTCGTGGCTCTGTGGCTCACCCGACCCGACCTCTACCCCAAACGGCGCGACCTCCTTGCTCTCAGAGGATTCGATCGCCTGGAGGTGGTGGCGGACGCCCACGAGAGCCTGGATCAGGACGTTGGGCTGTTCTTGCAGGAATACAGGAGGTGTCAG GGCGTCCTGCAGCAGATGTTCCGGGCAGTGGAGGACGGCGAGACGGCAAAAGTGCAGCAGTTACTGTACTTCGAGAGTGACATCTTTCACCTAGTCGATCTCCTATGGCAAGGAAGACTCGCG GGAGATGGAATGCCCCTCCTTCACTGGGCTGTCCTGCACGGCCGAGAGCAGATTGTGAACCTCATCTTACGAGCCCCAATGGATCATCCTGCAGCTCACGACAACCACGTCACGCCCAG GTTCTGCCCCGACGATGTGCGAGATCAGTGGAGACGGACGCCCTTGCACTACGCCTCCGGACTCCTCGACGATACTGCTATCAAAGCTTCTCTGCTAGACTTAGGCTCCTCTGAACATTCGCTGGATATG GAGGGTCGAGAACCATTAGATTTCCGGGACGCCCGTGGGAGTCCCGCTCTCTGTAACCTTCTGGAGAACATAAGGAATAAG ATCCACACGCCCCCTGACCTGGACCCGTGGGACCCGGACGTCCTCAGGTCTCACCTGGAGAACCAGAGGAGAGAGCGCTTCCACCACCACCAGAGCCagcaccctcaccaccaccaccatcaccaccattaccatcaccaccagtaCATGGGTTTCAGCAACGGGCACAGAGCTCCTTACTCGCCATCGCGCCCCGCCCCTTACTCCCACGGGCACGATATGGGCGGTCCTGCGTGGCCATACCCCGCCCACTTCCCGACGTCCCCCGGAAGCAACTTCCACTGGCCGCTCCCCCGCCAGGCTGGCCAGCTTCCCCGCGAGCACAGGGGCGGTCAGCGCCTGTGCTGCATCATGTAG